The Mangifera indica cultivar Alphonso chromosome 8, CATAS_Mindica_2.1, whole genome shotgun sequence genome has a window encoding:
- the LOC123224011 gene encoding uncharacterized protein LOC123224011: MANRLKVLLPQFINKAQEAFVGGRSIGENILLCQELMQGYHKDTLEKKCAIKIDIMKAYDSLNWDFLLAALNTIDIPQTFITWIRSCITSPKFSVGLNGELVGFFKRRMSIPYPL; the protein is encoded by the exons atggcaaaccgccTCAAGGTCCTTCTTCCGCAGTTCATAAACAAAGCTCAAGAAGCCTTTGTGGGAGGCCgtagcattggtgaaaacatccttctatgccaagagcttatgcaaGGATACCATAAGGACACTcttgaaaagaaatgtgccataaagattgatattatgaaagcttatgacTCTTTGAATTGGGATTTCTTACTTGCTGCTCTTAATACCATTGACATACCGCAAACTTTCATAACTTGGATAAGGAGTTGCATCACTAGTCCTAAGTTTTCAGTGGGcttaaatggtgaacttgtgggcttcttcaaaa ggcggatgtctATTCCATATCCCTTATAA